The proteins below are encoded in one region of Fimbriimonadaceae bacterium:
- a CDS encoding 6-pyruvoyl tetrahydropterin synthase family protein, whose amino-acid sequence MRIAKEFSWEMGHRLPGHPVCQNVHGHSYRMVVELEGEPDRSGMLLDYGVVSDLVRPILAELDHSFMVDPDDELMGGFLTSSGLKATRVGFRSTAENIAKWILEKLSPRFFETPGVQSVTVRVHETTRTAAEATARR is encoded by the coding sequence GTGCGGATCGCGAAAGAGTTCTCCTGGGAGATGGGCCACCGCCTGCCAGGGCACCCCGTCTGCCAGAACGTCCACGGCCACTCGTACCGGATGGTCGTGGAACTTGAGGGCGAGCCCGATAGGTCCGGCATGCTGCTCGACTATGGAGTGGTCTCGGACCTTGTCCGGCCCATCCTTGCCGAGCTCGACCATTCGTTCATGGTCGATCCGGACGACGAACTGATGGGCGGCTTTCTGACCTCCAGCGGCCTTAAGGCCACGCGGGTCGGTTTCCGGTCCACGGCCGAGAACATCGCCAAGTGGATCCTAGAAAAACTTAGCCCCCGGTTCTTCGAGACACCGGGGGTGCAAAGCGTGACTGTGCGGGTCCACGAGACGACCCGTACGGCCGCCGAGGCTACTGCCCGGCGCTAG
- a CDS encoding ATP-binding cassette domain-containing protein, with amino-acid sequence MVEVQSLGRAFEGRWVLREIDFAVEPGQVLVIMGSSGGGKTTLLRCIAALLDPSEGDVLVDGRSAKREPEAVRSAIGMVFQYAALFDFLNVSENILFGVRRRRRLSSGEAKSLVADRLAEVGLSGTEAMMPSELSGGMRKRVGLARALAMDPQVLLYDEPTSGLDPVTAYSIDQLIVETRDRTGATSIVVSHDVSSVMRVADRIAFLEKGSLVFMGTPDEFRNAENRAIKDLVQKARAESLDTFHPGPAV; translated from the coding sequence ATGGTGGAAGTCCAAAGTCTCGGCCGCGCCTTCGAAGGGCGATGGGTGCTTCGAGAAATCGACTTCGCGGTCGAACCTGGGCAGGTGCTCGTGATCATGGGTTCAAGCGGAGGCGGGAAGACGACCTTGCTGCGTTGCATCGCGGCCCTGCTCGATCCGTCCGAGGGCGACGTCCTCGTCGATGGGCGGAGCGCGAAGCGCGAGCCAGAAGCGGTGCGCTCGGCCATCGGCATGGTCTTCCAGTACGCCGCCCTCTTCGACTTTTTGAACGTTTCGGAGAACATCCTCTTCGGGGTCAGACGACGGCGGCGGCTCAGTTCGGGCGAGGCCAAGTCGCTCGTGGCGGACCGGCTGGCCGAAGTCGGGCTCTCGGGGACGGAGGCGATGATGCCGTCGGAACTCAGTGGCGGCATGCGCAAGAGGGTCGGCTTGGCCCGCGCGCTCGCCATGGACCCGCAGGTCTTGCTCTACGACGAACCCACCAGCGGCCTCGACCCCGTGACCGCGTATTCGATCGACCAACTCATCGTAGAGACTCGGGACAGGACCGGAGCGACCAGCATCGTCGTCAGCCACGACGTGAGCTCCGTGATGCGGGTGGCCGACCGAATCGCCTTCTTGGAGAAGGGAAGCCTGGTCTTCATGGGCACGCCCGACGAGTTCCGCAACGCAGAGAACCGGGCGATTAAGGACCTGGTCCAGAAGGCTAGGGCCGAATCCCTAGACACTTTCCACCCCGGGCCGGCCGTATGA